The genomic interval TTTGGACATGAGCTGAACCCCCAAAATCGAGTGATTTCGACGGCAAACGGTAGCGCGAAACGAAAATCCTTCGATGGGTGCGCGAGCACCGCCGGGTCGACGCCAAATTAAAGCGAAATGATGTCTTCGCTGATGTAGGCCGCCTTGCCCGTCTCGGTCGCGACCAACCAATAGTGGGGCTGGGATTCTCGGGGGCTCTGCCAGGACGCGGGATCGCACAGGATTTCCGGAGCCTTCTCTTGGGAAATCTGAGTGTAGCCCCCCCTACCCGGTCGATCGGCGTGGGCGGGAGTCATCTCCAGGCGGACATGCTGCTTTTTCACCAGCGGCAGACAAGCCGCCACACAGGCTTCGAATATTTCTTCGCTGCTGGCATCGCTCTGCCGGGTCTGCATTGCCGCCAACAACTCGGACAGCCCGCAGCGGTCGCCGTCACCGCTCGAAACCACATAGGAGGCGATGTAGTTGAGGTCGATCATCGATCGCCCCTGGCACTCAAACTTGATCTAGCGCCTGTTCGAGGTCCGCGATGAGATCGTCCTTGTCCTCGATCCCACAGGCAAAGCGCACCAGCGAGTCGGTAATGCCGATCGCAAGGCGCTCTTCCTTCGGGTAGTCCCAAAACGACATCGTCACCGGCAATTCGATCAGGGATTCGACCCCTCCGAGGCTTGGCGCCTGATAGGGGATGCGAGTCGCATCGATGAAGCGGATCGCACCTTGGAGGTCGGTTTCGATCTCGAAGGTTACCACCCCGCCGTAGCCGTGCATTTGCCTGGCCGCGACCTCGTGGTCGGGATGACTCTCGAGCCCCGGGTACCACACCTGCCGCACCTTCGGGTGATTCTCCAAATATTCGGCGACCGCCTGGCCGTTCGTATTATGGCTCGCCATGCGGATCGCGAGGGTCTTGAGCCCGCGCAGCAACAACCAGGCACCGTGGCTATCGATGATGCCCCCCAGAACCCCCAACGCTTTGCGCACAGGATCGACGAGATCTCGACTGCCCGTGAGGGTTCCCGCGAGCAAATCGTTATGACCACTCAGGTACTTCGTCGCGCTGTGGAGCACGAGGTGCGCTCCGTCGCTGAGAGGTGTGTGATTGACCGGAGTTGCGAAGGTCGAATCGATCACGATCTTCACGCCGTGTTCGTTCGCAACCTCGACCACCGCCTGGACGTCGACCACCCGCAAGTAGGGATTGGTGGGTGACTCGGTAAAGAAGATCTCGGTGTTGGGACGAATTGCGGCCTTGAAGGCTTCGGTGCTTCCCGGTTCGATGATCGATACTTCGACGCCCATGCGACTCAAGAACTGGTCGATGAACTGTCGCGTGCGCCGATAGCAATCGCTGGTCACCACCAGGTGGCTACCCGTCGGAAGCAGGGCCATGAAGGTCGTGGTCGCGGCGCACATTCCAG from Myxococcales bacterium carries:
- a CDS encoding aminotransferase class I/II-fold pyridoxal phosphate-dependent enzyme, producing the protein MSDQPSKRGQATDSVHAGELRQQEANAITTPIYQTSTFWFENSQEVIDYQEGKSHREEYGRYGNPTWRAVERKLSELEGGEESVLFASGMCAATTTFMALLPTGSHLVVTSDCYRRTRQFIDQFLSRMGVEVSIIEPGSTEAFKAAIRPNTEIFFTESPTNPYLRVVDVQAVVEVANEHGVKIVIDSTFATPVNHTPLSDGAHLVLHSATKYLSGHNDLLAGTLTGSRDLVDPVRKALGVLGGIIDSHGAWLLLRGLKTLAIRMASHNTNGQAVAEYLENHPKVRQVWYPGLESHPDHEVAARQMHGYGGVVTFEIETDLQGAIRFIDATRIPYQAPSLGGVESLIELPVTMSFWDYPKEERLAIGITDSLVRFACGIEDKDDLIADLEQALDQV